In the genome of Candidatus Cloacimonadaceae bacterium, one region contains:
- the hemW gene encoding radical SAM family heme chaperone HemW, translated as MGQNLPPRPLGLYLHIPFCLRKCDYCSFFSQDYSRAALSRYLEYLDMEIGLYRDFLSEELDTIYFGGGTPSLLSAEEIFMLCSRFKLKENAEITLEINPLQITSSYLKELVSTPVNRLSIGVQSLDNNDLAYLGRRHRAQQIPEKISLLREFGYDNISLDLIYGLPGSSEQSGKENLARFLALGTEHLSCYLLTLDEDTPLGKKQKERATLPEDEILAAQYHAIREGLTDAGFEHYEISNFARSGFRSKHNLLYWNSDPWLALGASAAGWMPPRRYQNAASLKEYYKDIDAGVVFPNTEHSDERQNAADYAMMSLRLIEGMDSAEYKKRFGVDFMKEKCEAVKRLAALDLLEFDENHIRLSSKALFISNTVIGALL; from the coding sequence ATGGGACAGAATCTTCCGCCTCGCCCGTTAGGGCTCTATCTTCATATTCCTTTCTGCCTCAGGAAATGTGATTATTGCAGCTTTTTCTCGCAGGACTATTCCCGCGCCGCACTTTCCCGCTATCTTGAATACTTGGATATGGAGATAGGCCTCTATCGGGATTTCTTGAGCGAAGAGCTTGATACGATATACTTTGGCGGAGGAACGCCATCGCTTTTGAGCGCGGAGGAGATTTTCATGCTCTGCTCGCGTTTCAAGCTCAAGGAAAATGCCGAAATCACGCTTGAAATCAACCCTTTGCAGATCACGTCTTCCTATCTGAAGGAACTGGTTTCAACCCCCGTGAACCGTCTTTCCATCGGAGTGCAAAGCCTTGATAACAATGATCTTGCCTATCTTGGAAGACGTCATCGGGCTCAGCAAATCCCCGAAAAGATTTCTCTCCTGCGTGAGTTTGGTTATGATAATATCTCGCTTGACCTGATCTACGGTCTGCCGGGTTCGAGTGAGCAAAGCGGGAAGGAAAACCTCGCGCGTTTCCTTGCTTTGGGCACTGAGCATCTATCATGCTATCTGCTTACCTTAGATGAGGATACGCCGCTCGGGAAAAAGCAAAAAGAGCGGGCTACTCTACCAGAAGACGAGATTCTCGCCGCGCAGTATCATGCCATCCGTGAAGGCTTGACAGACGCGGGTTTTGAGCACTACGAGATCTCAAACTTCGCGCGATCCGGCTTTCGTTCAAAACACAATCTGCTTTATTGGAATTCCGATCCCTGGCTTGCCTTGGGAGCTTCCGCTGCCGGATGGATGCCGCCCAGGCGTTATCAGAATGCCGCTTCGCTAAAAGAGTATTACAAAGACATCGATGCCGGCGTGGTTTTCCCCAATACCGAGCATTCCGATGAGCGCCAAAACGCCGCGGACTATGCAATGATGAGCCTTCGCCTGATAGAGGGCATGGATAGTGCCGAATATAAGAAACGTTTCGGAGTTGATTTTATGAAAGAAAAGTGCGAGGCGGTCAAGCGTTTGGCAGCTTTGGACTTGCTGGAGTTTGATGAGAATCATATCCGCTTGTCAAGCAAGGCTTTGTTCATATCAAATACCGTGATCGGAGCGCTGCTGTGA
- a CDS encoding CCA tRNA nucleotidyltransferase, translated as MKLEELRLQLAETISGTPFEGKTYFTGGCVRDYLLSLSDAVSKERQYVEQSTQDVDIAVEFPDGGVLLSHFLHQRLGTSHPTVYNTFGTASTILRGLRLELVMTRKESYRARNRKPSVLAGDLLDDAKRRDFTVNAIYINISDGALFDPTQRGFEDLKNGVIRSVRDPGGVFEEDPLRLLRAIRFAVQLDFSIDEETLAAICVSNASIKDISEERIAEEFCKIISLPDIEAAISGIELMRETGILTQILPELQALVGLAQNHFHHLDAYYHTLEVLRKTGNIPNLRLAALLHDVGKAQTLTLSDKGNIHFYYHHSVGAHLAREILKRFHIRKADAVNIAFAIEKHMVFKQGGEKGEKLKDSTLRRYMEHGDDKLELLLGLIHADNLSHHPDHCLPDQIPALRRRIGLLKEVMQRFILTGRDLMEEFAISEGSIIGEMLKIAKERWFENPEWGKQELLDMLRREFFPGVEG; from the coding sequence GTGAAACTGGAAGAATTGCGTCTTCAGCTTGCGGAAACGATATCCGGAACTCCTTTTGAGGGCAAAACATACTTTACCGGAGGCTGCGTGCGGGATTATCTTCTGTCTCTTTCGGATGCCGTCTCCAAAGAGCGCCAATACGTCGAACAATCCACTCAGGATGTGGATATCGCGGTCGAGTTTCCCGATGGCGGAGTGCTGCTTTCACATTTTCTTCACCAAAGGCTGGGCACTTCCCACCCAACAGTCTATAATACTTTTGGGACGGCTTCAACCATTCTGCGGGGTTTGCGATTGGAATTGGTGATGACCCGTAAAGAAAGCTACCGCGCCAGGAACAGAAAGCCTTCGGTGCTTGCGGGAGATTTGCTTGACGATGCCAAAAGAAGGGATTTCACCGTCAATGCCATCTATATCAATATCTCCGATGGAGCGTTGTTTGACCCCACTCAAAGGGGGTTTGAGGATCTGAAAAATGGCGTCATACGCAGCGTTCGCGATCCCGGAGGAGTCTTTGAAGAAGACCCTTTACGCTTGCTGCGTGCGATCCGGTTTGCCGTTCAACTGGATTTCTCCATCGATGAGGAAACGCTTGCGGCGATTTGTGTTAGCAACGCGTCAATCAAAGACATCTCCGAAGAGCGGATCGCGGAGGAGTTTTGCAAGATCATCTCTCTGCCGGATATCGAAGCCGCGATTTCCGGTATCGAGCTGATGCGTGAGACCGGCATCCTGACACAAATCCTGCCGGAACTGCAAGCGTTGGTTGGACTTGCGCAAAACCACTTTCACCATCTGGACGCGTACTATCACACCCTGGAGGTGCTGCGCAAGACCGGAAACATCCCCAATCTGCGTCTCGCGGCACTCCTGCACGACGTTGGCAAAGCGCAAACTCTCACGCTCAGCGATAAGGGAAACATCCATTTCTATTATCATCATAGCGTCGGCGCCCACCTGGCGAGAGAGATCCTCAAACGTTTTCACATTCGCAAAGCCGATGCCGTCAATATCGCCTTCGCGATCGAAAAACACATGGTTTTCAAACAAGGCGGCGAGAAGGGCGAAAAGCTGAAAGATTCCACCCTGCGTCGCTATATGGAGCACGGCGATGACAAGTTGGAACTGCTCTTGGGGCTCATTCATGCGGACAATCTGTCGCACCATCCTGATCACTGTCTGCCGGATCAAATTCCAGCATTAAGACGGCGAATCGGCTTGTTGAAAGAGGTGATGCAAAGATTTATCTTGACAGGTAGAGACCTGATGGAGGAGTTTGCCATTTCCGAGGGTAGTATTATAGGAGAAATGTTGAAAATAGCGAAGGAGCGATGGTTTGAAAATCCCGAGTGGGGAAAACAAGAGCTGTTGGATATGCTGCGGCGGGAGTTTTTCCCTGGGGTAGAAGGATGA
- a CDS encoding asparagine synthetase B, with product MRKILIAMILLLALCALGAEILVPMDITQTNHLKAYGVAFSGLKQQYVVKWLLNYRGGSFLFPDSDAIAALCNIRGVRYEIIASAQVASIMSEIQESNMEFVVLEKEPKIAIYIPPNTLPWDDAVTLALEYAEIEYDRLWDDEVLLGKLADYDWLHLHHEDFTGQYGKFYGSYRYMPWYQDDVRENETMAARHGFSKVWQLKHAVAEKIRDFVFKGGFMFAMCAATDTYDIAMAAHGIDIVDALIDGDGIDPNYQSKLNFDRCFAFENFKLKTNPFEYEFSDIDASDYSMLRGAEADYFQLFDFSAKYDPVPTMLTQCHTNVIDGFLGQTTSFFKDKVKKSVIILAEVPSHNEVKYLHGNIGKGTFTFYGGHDPEDYQHKVGDPETILDLHRNSPGYRLILNNILFPAAEKKELKT from the coding sequence ATGCGCAAGATATTGATCGCGATGATTTTACTGCTGGCACTGTGCGCCTTGGGAGCCGAGATATTGGTGCCCATGGATATCACCCAGACAAATCATCTCAAGGCATACGGAGTGGCTTTTTCAGGCTTGAAACAGCAATACGTGGTGAAATGGCTGCTCAATTACCGGGGCGGCAGCTTTCTCTTTCCAGATAGCGACGCGATCGCTGCGCTCTGCAATATCCGTGGCGTGAGATATGAGATCATAGCTTCCGCTCAGGTGGCATCCATCATGAGCGAAATCCAGGAATCCAACATGGAATTCGTGGTGCTTGAAAAAGAACCCAAGATCGCCATCTATATCCCTCCCAATACTTTGCCCTGGGACGACGCCGTCACCCTCGCGCTCGAATATGCCGAGATCGAATATGACCGGCTCTGGGACGATGAGGTTCTCTTGGGAAAGCTTGCGGACTATGACTGGCTGCATCTGCATCACGAGGATTTCACCGGGCAGTATGGCAAGTTTTATGGCTCATATCGATACATGCCCTGGTATCAGGATGATGTGCGCGAGAACGAGACAATGGCTGCAAGACACGGATTCTCAAAGGTTTGGCAGCTCAAACACGCGGTTGCGGAAAAGATTCGTGATTTCGTCTTTAAGGGAGGATTCATGTTTGCCATGTGCGCAGCAACGGATACTTACGACATTGCCATGGCGGCGCATGGAATCGACATCGTGGACGCGCTGATCGATGGCGACGGGATCGATCCCAATTATCAGAGCAAGCTCAATTTTGACCGCTGTTTCGCCTTTGAGAACTTTAAGCTCAAGACCAATCCCTTCGAATATGAGTTCTCGGATATCGACGCCAGCGACTATTCAATGCTGCGCGGCGCGGAGGCGGATTATTTCCAGCTCTTCGATTTCTCCGCCAAATACGATCCCGTTCCGACAATGCTCACGCAGTGCCACACAAACGTGATCGACGGTTTCCTCGGACAGACGACTTCCTTCTTCAAGGACAAGGTCAAAAAAAGCGTGATCATCCTGGCGGAAGTGCCTTCCCATAACGAAGTGAAATACCTCCACGGCAACATCGGCAAAGGGACATTCACCTTCTATGGCGGACACGACCCTGAAGATTATCAACACAAGGTGGGGGATCCGGAAACGATTTTGGATCTGCATCGCAATTCACCCGGCTATCGCTTGATCCTCAACAATATCCTTTTCCCCGCGGCGGAAAAGAAAGAACTGAAGACCTGA
- a CDS encoding MlaD family protein, with the protein MMKFYTNTYKTQVKVGLFTLIIGLFLLISYLWLTNSLNVGAQQELKLSFDNVMGLEIGDKVMFRGMEAGRIREIRIKGDRVFVSAKIGKDFKLKDGSRFYISDSSLMGGKGLFIEQGSRETWLAMDKTHTGESPAGVMSIVAKASSAIDEMKSMMAQLGSKEGIIGKSSNMIDDAGAAARSVDALATDMNTEIGAVLSRIDALTAQINSIVNANRENVNNVLASSPMTMQNLNHTLDSLQVLSGKLHQTVDGVNRGKGSAGLVMTEDELYRRLMESVNNLDALVKDVKSNPKKYVKFSIF; encoded by the coding sequence ATGATGAAGTTTTATACGAATACATACAAAACTCAAGTCAAGGTTGGGCTCTTCACCCTGATCATTGGACTTTTCCTGCTGATCAGCTATTTGTGGCTCACCAACAGTTTGAACGTAGGCGCCCAACAGGAACTGAAACTGAGCTTCGACAACGTGATGGGCTTGGAAATAGGGGATAAAGTGATGTTCCGCGGCATGGAAGCGGGTAGAATCCGCGAGATCCGTATCAAGGGAGATCGCGTCTTCGTATCTGCAAAGATCGGCAAAGATTTTAAACTCAAAGATGGCAGCCGCTTCTATATATCGGATAGCAGCCTCATGGGCGGCAAGGGTTTATTCATCGAACAAGGCAGCCGTGAGACCTGGCTGGCGATGGATAAAACCCACACAGGAGAATCCCCCGCAGGTGTGATGTCCATCGTTGCCAAAGCCTCTTCGGCGATCGACGAAATGAAATCCATGATGGCACAATTGGGCTCTAAGGAAGGGATCATCGGCAAATCATCCAATATGATAGACGATGCAGGTGCCGCGGCGCGCTCTGTTGATGCCCTCGCGACGGACATGAATACCGAAATCGGTGCCGTGCTTTCGCGCATCGATGCCCTCACCGCTCAGATCAATTCAATCGTGAATGCCAACCGCGAAAACGTAAATAACGTGCTGGCTTCCTCACCAATGACGATGCAAAACCTGAATCATACCCTGGACAGCCTGCAAGTTCTTTCCGGTAAGCTGCATCAGACCGTGGATGGCGTCAATCGCGGTAAAGGCAGCGCGGGATTGGTGATGACGGAGGACGAGCTATACCGCCGCCTGATGGAATCCGTGAACAACCTTGACGCTCTCGTCAAAGACGTGAAGTCAAATCCCAAGAAATACGTCAAATTCAGTATATTTTAG
- a CDS encoding BamA/TamA family outer membrane protein: MNIKKTLMLVLLLILAALASAYNFGQNKVNGKLTDWSMIQTMHFDIYFPAGNDEFGKLAALMAEETYYLLRADLRFPVSSRIPIIFYGSKTEFQSTNIIYPILTEGVGGFTESLRNRVVIPFEGSYSKLEELLVHELVHAYVNALDDRITNAFNSLRPTGFPFWFSEGLPEFLSIGGEDNFNNMFVLDMVVNDRLPSLENIEGYYAYRLGESFLTYIANTYGREKVSEYFYAIRSMNSFQDATKKVFGLEFKELESRWRYQLKRDYFPTMNTHGVPKEDFEQRTDHTKDGSYFNFMPRFSPNGQRYVFFSNRGARYSIWIAGTQGLSPARKLITGESSGKLEEFYYFRSNIAWFSDNRRIAFSAKTANGDRIHIMDVEQRKIIESYALPQLSAIYEIDVSPIDGKIVIAGQMKMQSDLFLFDPESGELTRLTDDYYDDAQPRFSPDGRSVVFSSERSLDLNGQRKGFFANLTRDIYTYDLDSGQIHQHTFGEANSSFPLFDGSGEKLIYVSEKNRITNLMTIDLPSGKRAQMTEVLSGVFSGDVSQDGLYLVFSSYFNGAWDIYFGNNPFSNLEYTDYPEAKLSTGERDLLDHINLRDLDYFGKRPKQKPRRINPAPQYDSRRPFLGDIQEFSFTREDSLNLFRDFSYDDRPDAIVNPPQVKPYHTRFSLDSLWGGLAYSSAVGTIGYIELGLSDMMGNHGIGINAGIAGKLEKSNLLLSYLYLKRRADFGIGAFNLFDETIYRFSIPGPDDYLKYRERQTGAYFLTRYPFNRFLRADFEQLVYQREWSWDKWIWNSDATEGNWADLTNPEKSWVYSPAISLVHDNALYGSTGPLVGWRAYYTLRTSIADKKMEYLTNYLDIRSYTLFSKRYALAFRGIGGVTVGDSTQVFTIKGYNGVRAYEGDLNGQKKALINAELRFPFFEYIAMAFPLPITLGNIRGSVFADLGTVFDEAKDFRAFDNGKLKDLHLSYGWGPRINLGYVVLRLDIAWSSNLSKISKPAYYLSLSEDF, encoded by the coding sequence ATGAATATAAAAAAGACCCTCATGCTTGTCTTGCTGCTCATTCTGGCGGCGCTGGCAAGTGCATATAACTTCGGTCAAAACAAGGTAAATGGCAAGCTAACCGACTGGTCGATGATTCAGACCATGCACTTCGATATCTATTTCCCCGCGGGCAATGACGAATTTGGCAAGCTCGCGGCGCTGATGGCTGAGGAGACCTATTATCTGTTGAGAGCGGATCTGCGCTTTCCAGTCTCCAGCCGCATCCCGATCATCTTTTATGGCAGCAAGACGGAGTTTCAAAGCACAAACATCATCTATCCCATCCTCACGGAAGGGGTTGGCGGTTTCACCGAAAGCTTGCGCAACCGCGTGGTGATTCCCTTTGAGGGCAGCTATTCCAAGCTGGAAGAGCTGCTCGTCCATGAACTCGTCCATGCCTACGTGAACGCGTTGGACGACCGCATCACCAATGCTTTCAACTCCTTGCGCCCCACCGGTTTCCCCTTCTGGTTCTCGGAAGGGCTGCCGGAATTTCTCTCCATCGGCGGTGAGGATAACTTTAACAACATGTTTGTGCTGGATATGGTGGTCAATGACCGTCTGCCTTCGCTGGAAAACATCGAGGGCTATTATGCCTACCGCCTGGGCGAGAGCTTTTTGACCTATATTGCCAATACTTACGGCAGGGAAAAGGTCTCCGAGTATTTCTACGCCATCCGTTCGATGAATAGCTTTCAAGACGCCACCAAGAAGGTCTTCGGACTGGAATTCAAAGAGCTTGAATCCCGTTGGCGCTATCAGCTCAAGCGGGACTATTTTCCCACGATGAACACCCATGGCGTGCCCAAGGAAGATTTTGAACAACGCACCGATCACACCAAGGACGGATCCTATTTCAACTTTATGCCCCGCTTTTCGCCGAACGGACAACGCTATGTCTTTTTTTCCAACCGCGGAGCGCGCTACAGCATCTGGATAGCAGGCACACAAGGGCTTTCCCCCGCTCGCAAACTGATCACCGGAGAGAGCAGCGGGAAGCTGGAGGAATTCTATTATTTCCGTTCTAATATAGCCTGGTTTTCGGATAACCGCCGCATCGCCTTTTCGGCAAAGACCGCGAACGGCGATCGCATCCACATCATGGACGTAGAACAGCGCAAGATCATTGAAAGTTATGCACTGCCGCAGCTTTCCGCCATCTATGAAATCGATGTGTCTCCGATAGACGGCAAGATCGTGATCGCCGGACAGATGAAAATGCAGTCTGATCTCTTTCTATTCGATCCGGAAAGCGGAGAACTGACCCGTTTGACCGACGACTATTATGATGACGCCCAACCGCGTTTTTCGCCGGATGGCAGAAGTGTTGTTTTTTCCTCCGAACGCAGCCTGGATCTTAATGGTCAGCGCAAGGGCTTCTTTGCCAATCTCACCCGCGATATCTACACCTATGACTTGGATAGCGGTCAGATTCACCAACACACCTTCGGAGAGGCAAATAGCAGCTTCCCGCTCTTTGACGGCAGCGGCGAAAAGCTGATCTATGTATCCGAAAAAAATAGAATTACAAATCTGATGACCATTGATCTTCCCAGCGGAAAAAGAGCACAAATGACCGAGGTTCTGTCCGGAGTTTTCAGCGGGGACGTTTCCCAGGACGGACTCTATCTGGTCTTTTCAAGCTACTTCAACGGCGCCTGGGACATCTATTTTGGCAACAACCCGTTTTCCAACCTTGAATATACGGATTATCCCGAGGCAAAGCTATCTACCGGTGAGCGCGACTTGTTAGACCACATCAACCTCCGCGATCTGGACTATTTTGGCAAACGCCCCAAACAGAAACCGCGGCGGATCAATCCCGCTCCGCAATATGACAGCCGCAGACCCTTCCTCGGCGATATCCAGGAATTCAGCTTCACCCGCGAGGATTCCCTCAACCTCTTTCGGGACTTCAGCTATGATGACCGACCCGATGCAATAGTCAACCCTCCGCAGGTGAAACCCTATCACACCCGTTTCAGCCTGGACAGCCTTTGGGGCGGGCTGGCATATTCCTCCGCAGTGGGAACGATCGGCTATATCGAACTGGGCTTGAGTGACATGATGGGCAACCACGGCATCGGCATCAATGCCGGAATCGCCGGAAAGCTGGAAAAGTCCAACCTCCTGCTCAGCTATCTCTATCTGAAACGCCGGGCAGATTTTGGCATCGGCGCTTTCAATCTCTTTGACGAGACGATCTACCGGTTTTCCATTCCGGGACCGGATGACTATTTGAAGTATCGCGAGCGGCAGACCGGCGCCTATTTTCTCACCCGCTATCCATTCAACCGCTTCCTGCGAGCCGATTTTGAACAGCTTGTCTATCAACGGGAATGGAGCTGGGATAAATGGATCTGGAATTCCGACGCCACCGAAGGCAATTGGGCGGATCTCACCAATCCAGAAAAGAGTTGGGTCTATTCCCCCGCTATCAGTTTGGTGCACGACAACGCTCTATATGGCTCGACCGGACCCTTGGTGGGTTGGCGTGCTTATTATACACTACGTACCAGCATTGCCGATAAGAAGATGGAATACCTCACCAATTACCTCGATATCCGCAGCTACACTCTTTTCAGCAAGCGATACGCCTTGGCTTTCAGAGGTATTGGCGGAGTGACAGTAGGTGACAGCACTCAAGTATTTACTATTAAAGGCTACAATGGTGTCCGTGCCTACGAAGGCGATCTCAATGGGCAAAAGAAAGCCCTGATCAATGCCGAGCTGCGATTTCCCTTCTTTGAATACATCGCCATGGCGTTTCCGTTGCCCATCACGCTTGGAAACATCCGCGGCAGCGTTTTTGCAGATCTGGGCACCGTATTCGACGAAGCCAAGGATTTTCGTGCTTTCGACAACGGCAAGCTCAAGGATCTTCATCTCAGTTATGGCTGGGGACCGAGGATCAATCTGGGCTATGTCGTTCTCCGGCTCGATATCGCATGGTCGTCGAATCTTTCCAAAATATCCAAGCCGGCTTATTACCTGAGCCTGTCCGAAGATTTTTAA
- a CDS encoding leucyl aminopeptidase, producing the protein MKIDLLRKLPDHMDTVVVMMEEKGNIKNVEFLTDTLKEAIATFVKSDDFTFSYAALKSFQAVQNHTRTNVILCGIGIAAKLSMDKLRQLFASCIRASLKLNARQVYIFPGFVNPTGDVQFGHVLSEAALLAEYKFSKYLSSDKQHSIESVHLALNLKNTRHINRGILEGRIYAEATNLARNLVNEPANVITPESLAEAAKKAALQYGFSLEIFTLDKLKRLKMDAFLAVGRGSKHEPRLIIMKYHGNLEHKNKVIGLVGKGLTYDSGGYCIKTPQGMVNMKNDMAGAAAVIGTFAAIATLKLKINVIGIIAACENMISGDAYRTGDILRSMAGKTIEVINTDAEGRLTLIDAITYAITKEHVEKIIDIATLTGAAVGALGNQISAVVTNDDKWLDKLKTASESSGEKIWQLPAHEDYKELIKSEVADLKNSGGPLAGTITAALFIREFVEEKPWIHIDIAGTALRDKESGVYSYGATGVGVRLLTSLLKEME; encoded by the coding sequence ATGAAAATCGATTTGTTGCGCAAACTTCCCGATCACATGGATACCGTAGTGGTAATGATGGAGGAAAAGGGAAACATCAAAAACGTTGAATTCCTGACCGACACGCTCAAGGAAGCCATCGCCACTTTCGTCAAAAGCGACGATTTTACCTTCAGCTATGCCGCGCTCAAGAGTTTCCAGGCGGTGCAGAATCACACCCGCACAAACGTCATTCTTTGCGGTATCGGCATTGCCGCGAAGCTCAGCATGGACAAGCTGCGCCAGCTCTTTGCCTCTTGCATCCGCGCGTCGCTGAAACTGAACGCGCGCCAAGTCTATATCTTCCCCGGTTTCGTCAATCCCACCGGGGATGTCCAGTTTGGACACGTGCTTTCCGAAGCCGCCCTGCTGGCAGAATACAAGTTCTCCAAGTATCTCAGCTCGGACAAACAGCACAGCATCGAATCCGTGCATCTGGCGCTCAACCTCAAAAACACCCGCCATATCAACCGCGGCATTTTAGAGGGCAGAATCTATGCGGAAGCAACCAATCTGGCACGCAACCTGGTGAACGAGCCTGCGAACGTGATCACTCCCGAAAGCCTTGCCGAAGCAGCCAAGAAAGCCGCCCTGCAATACGGTTTCTCCCTCGAGATATTCACTCTGGACAAGCTCAAACGCCTCAAGATGGATGCCTTCCTCGCCGTCGGACGCGGCTCCAAACACGAACCACGCCTCATCATTATGAAATATCACGGCAATCTGGAACACAAAAACAAGGTGATCGGACTCGTGGGAAAAGGACTCACCTATGACAGCGGCGGATATTGCATCAAAACCCCGCAGGGCATGGTGAACATGAAAAACGACATGGCTGGCGCCGCCGCAGTGATCGGAACCTTTGCCGCCATCGCCACCCTCAAGCTCAAGATCAACGTCATTGGCATCATCGCCGCGTGTGAAAATATGATCTCAGGAGACGCCTATCGCACCGGAGACATCCTTCGCAGCATGGCGGGCAAGACCATCGAAGTGATCAATACTGATGCCGAAGGACGCCTCACTCTGATCGACGCCATCACCTATGCCATCACAAAAGAGCATGTGGAAAAGATCATCGATATCGCCACCCTCACCGGAGCCGCCGTCGGAGCCCTCGGAAATCAGATCTCCGCCGTCGTCACCAACGACGACAAATGGCTGGACAAGCTGAAAACCGCCTCCGAATCCAGCGGCGAAAAGATCTGGCAGCTCCCTGCCCACGAAGATTACAAGGAACTGATCAAATCCGAGGTCGCCGATCTCAAAAACAGCGGCGGACCCTTAGCCGGAACCATCACCGCAGCCCTCTTTATCCGTGAATTCGTGGAGGAAAAACCCTGGATCCATATCGACATCGCCGGCACTGCGTTGCGCGACAAGGAAAGCGGAGTCTATTCCTATGGCGCCACCGGAGTGGGCGTGCGGCTGCTGACTTCGCTGCTCAAGGAAATGGAATAA
- a CDS encoding metal ABC transporter substrate-binding protein — MRIRRILIPLLLLILLGTLSCKGKAKSSKQLIIVSIYPWELVLKELVGEDIEVRSIIPPDASPHTWSPKPADLAALQNADLVISNGLGLETNLLSAFESRGDKHISMAKLLALNEVYGCSCMPDEDDHNEENDPHIWTSPSILLRSVIALTDILQSHFPQIADKIKDNGHRMASSITAAHQRIMQERLAIHNPAVVTFHDSFRYFLDAYNIEFVGAVQSSPGKEPTPKELAELGKRIKAKNVKAIFVEPQMNRQPAEILATEFDLKLVEIDPMGYTIKATTIAEFLIGNWERMKLGLK; from the coding sequence ATGCGTATCCGCCGGATCCTGATCCCACTTTTGCTTTTGATCCTGCTGGGCACCTTGTCCTGCAAGGGAAAAGCTAAAAGCAGCAAACAGTTGATTATCGTCTCCATCTATCCTTGGGAGCTGGTATTGAAAGAGCTGGTCGGCGAAGACATCGAAGTGCGAAGCATCATCCCGCCGGACGCATCGCCACACACCTGGTCTCCCAAACCGGCAGATCTTGCCGCGCTTCAGAATGCGGATCTGGTGATCTCAAACGGACTCGGACTGGAAACCAATCTGCTCTCCGCATTTGAAAGCCGGGGAGATAAGCACATCAGCATGGCGAAGCTTCTTGCGCTGAATGAGGTTTACGGATGTTCCTGCATGCCCGATGAGGACGATCATAACGAGGAAAACGATCCCCATATCTGGACATCCCCTTCCATCCTGCTACGAAGCGTCATTGCCCTCACGGACATCCTTCAAAGCCATTTTCCCCAAATCGCGGACAAGATCAAAGATAACGGGCACCGCATGGCATCCTCCATCACCGCAGCGCATCAGCGCATCATGCAGGAACGCCTCGCGATCCACAATCCCGCAGTGGTCACCTTTCACGACAGTTTCCGCTATTTTTTGGATGCCTACAACATCGAATTCGTCGGCGCCGTGCAAAGCTCTCCCGGCAAGGAACCTACGCCAAAGGAACTGGCGGAGCTGGGCAAACGCATCAAAGCCAAAAACGTGAAGGCGATCTTCGTGGAACCGCAAATGAACCGCCAGCCGGCGGAAATCCTGGCAACCGAATTTGATCTCAAACTCGTCGAAATCGATCCCATGGGCTATACCATAAAAGCGACCACCATCGCGGAGTTTCTCATTGGCAATTGGGAAAGAATGAAACTGGGTCTTAAATAG
- a CDS encoding ABC transporter ATP-binding protein, which yields MIEIKDLSFSIGENKILVDINLAIADQEFVAIIGPNGAGKSTLIKLILGMIPMQTGKILIDGSPHLQWLNHNPVGYLPQREDFDRRFPATAMDIVLMGLAGEIPLGARFKKTHRALAIEAMEYTGTAEHAKRLIGTLSGGEFQRVLLARAIVSRSKYLILDEPEASIDHTGVETFFALLKDLNQQGKTVITISHDLHTLTEYCSFLVCLNRHLHCHTQTEMVNAELIHKTFGKAVKIIEKGY from the coding sequence ATGATCGAGATCAAAGACCTGAGCTTTTCCATCGGTGAAAACAAGATCCTTGTGGACATCAATCTCGCCATCGCGGATCAGGAGTTTGTGGCGATCATCGGTCCCAACGGAGCGGGAAAATCCACCCTGATCAAGCTGATCCTCGGCATGATTCCCATGCAAACGGGAAAGATACTCATCGATGGAAGCCCTCATCTTCAATGGCTGAACCACAATCCAGTCGGCTATCTGCCTCAGCGTGAGGATTTTGACCGCCGTTTTCCCGCCACCGCGATGGACATCGTTCTCATGGGATTGGCAGGAGAAATCCCGCTTGGTGCGCGTTTCAAAAAGACGCATCGAGCGCTTGCTATTGAAGCGATGGAATATACCGGCACGGCAGAGCACGCCAAACGTCTGATCGGAACCCTTTCCGGAGGAGAGTTTCAGCGCGTGCTATTGGCAAGAGCGATCGTTTCCCGCAGCAAATATCTGATCCTGGACGAACCGGAAGCCAGCATCGACCACACCGGCGTGGAAACCTTTTTTGCCCTGCTCAAAGATCTCAATCAACAGGGAAAGACGGTGATCACCATCTCCCACGACCTGCACACCCTCACCGAGTATTGCAGTTTTCTCGTCTGCCTAAACCGCCATCTGCACTGCCACACCCAGACCGAAATGGTGAACGCGGAATTGATTCACAAGACCTTCGGCAAAGCGGTAAAGATCATTGAAAAGGGCTATTGA